The Macrobrachium nipponense isolate FS-2020 chromosome 1, ASM1510439v2, whole genome shotgun sequence genome includes a window with the following:
- the LOC135219608 gene encoding uncharacterized protein LOC135219608 isoform X2, which produces MGQKRLSCQLATGDLLLELDETSRLSASDAFATRLAVSQMIMEEREVQRPLGFMETMRDIAKRDPNKGVTYNLAVLQASVAGQTVSIMQEKQQHQPKKRMRYTSDCSSTDPCFLDFYKSGRRYVRCELCFRYPDIVKQHLSTKRIPLIVQECGTLYNKASLIKHRKEVCHQEALKEHHQESPSFSKSSTEGVEKDIRTEDDEVIANKVGGAMIQLYQDAKQLNFIPRPLNGIISTSILASTFNLNRDPIPLMSTDSCGSQQDTLDPLEYLQYIVESNENQHIIEEICDAVALSLHCSGNVDKMGIDKFYVRAKVVTKTADVKVYFLGVGEPLKRSAKSVLSALESACSKTVGTEFFKTVVEKTSSIVVDGISLDVKERETMWLLMRQLQKVMSTPFKDLPPLLINWCNVHRADLAWESVSQSVEEVNHVFQNVISICRLFHQSSIRLGELREISKENNLTFKSLPRLIEIRWSDFTANTLSQILLMWSPLTLYAQRSQDKEAAIILGFLKKIDNLHILTFLADVLSVFSSYQENLMRESVTLVNIIEETEEVKKTLSSLIKTPLLGGWVAALEEELVGDNNTGMLLHGVLLSNTAATFRCVVNDKMSIRTKVVKSLMNFLEQNLVVDERVDSIKSFVALSFLPDLKAAYNTLCPDFEEEQFEQEYVKLVRVNNVNNIRKLSLHDLVRTLASSNASPVLMTAYSRILAAKHYWTDCVEIASLSNKLDTSRKLILSAEVQSLYLYVHYNLPAMCEWDPKRALTLWLNRNRSRVNRTR; this is translated from the exons ATGGGGCAAAAGCGGCTGTCTTGTCAATTGGCAACTGGTGATTTGTTGCTAGAGCTAGACGAGACAAGTCGCCTGTCCGCCAGTGACGCGTTTGCTACTCGACTGGCTGTAAGCCAGA TGATAATGGAGGAGAGGGAAGTTCAAAGACCTTTGGGATTTATGGAGACAATGCGTGATATAGCTAAGAGAGACCCAAATAAAGGAGTAACCTATAATCTTGCTGTATTACAAGCGTCAGTTGCTGGGCAAACAGTTTCGATAATGCAGGAAAAGCAGCAACACCAACCAAAGAAAAGAATGAGATACACCAGCGACTGCAGCTCCACAGATCCCTGTTTCTTAGATTTCTACAAGTCGGGTCGTCGTTATGTCAGATGCGAGCTTTGTTTTAGATACCCTGATATCGTAAAGCAGCATCTGTCAACGAAGAGGATTCCTCTTATTGTCCAGGAGTGTGGAACGCTTTACAACAAGGCCTCCCTGATCAAACATAGAAAAGAGGTCTGTCACCAGGAGGCTCTTAAGGAGCACCACCAAGAATCACCATCGTTTTCAAAATCAAGCACAGAGGGTGTTGAAAAGGATATTCGAACTGAAGACGATGAAGTAATAGCTAATAAAGTTGGAGGGGCAATGATCCAGTTATACCAAGACGCCAAACAGTTAAATTTTATACCACGTCCTTTAAATGGAATAATTTCAACGTCAATTCTAGCTTCAACATTTAATCTGAATAGAGATCCGATTCCTTTGATGTCCACTGACTCTTGTGGCTCCCAACAGGACACTTTAGATCCCCTGGAATATTTGCAATACATTGTAGAGAGTAATGAAAATCAGCACATAATAGAGGAGATCTGTGACGCAGTGGCATTATCTTTGCATTGCAGTGGGAATGTTGATAAAATGGGAATTGATAAGTTCTATGTAAGAGCAAAGGTTGTGACAAAGACAGCCGATGTCAAGGTCTATTTCCTTGGTGTTGGTGAACCTCTTAAAAGAAGTGCAAAAAGCGTGTTGAGTGCTCTTGAGTCAGCCTGTTCAAAAACTGTTGGCACTGAGTTTTTCAAGACCGTTGTAGAGAAAACATCATCAATAGTTGTGGATGGTATAAGTCTAGAtgtaaaggagagagaaacaATGTGGTTACTGATGAGGCAACTGCAGAAAGTAATGTCTACCCCATTTAAAGATCTGCCCCCTCTGCTGATAAACTGGTGTAACGTTCACCGAGCTGATTTAGCTTGGGAGTCTGTTAGTCAGTCAGTGGAAGAAGTTAATCATGTTTTTCAGAATGTGATCTCTATATGTCGCTTATTTCATCAGTCGAGTATCCGTTTGGGAGAGCTACGGGAAATATCCAAGGAAAATAATCTGACTTTTAAAAGTCTTCCGAGACTAATTGAAATCAGGTGGAGTGATTTCACCGCAAATACTTTATCTCAGATATTGCTGATGTGGTCGCCACTTACATTGTACGCCCAGAGATCGCAGGATAAAGAGGCAGCAATAATTCTTggctttttaaagaaaattgataacCTTCATATACTGACCTTTTTAGCAGATGTCCTCTCTGTTTTCTCAAGCTACCAAGAAAACTTGATGAGGGAAAGTGTGACTCTTGTCAATATTATAGAGGAAACAGAAGAAGTAAAGAAGACTTTGTCTTCTTTAATTAAGACGCCACTTTTAGGGGGCTGGGTTGCCGCATTAGAAGAAGAGCTTGTAGGTGATAACAATACTGGTATGCTGCTACATGGAGTTCTCCTGTCTAATACAGCTGCTACTTTCCGGTGTGTTGTAAATGACAAAATGTCAATCAGAACTAAAGTTGTTAAGTCTCTGATGAACTTTTTAGAACAGAACCTTGTGGTTGATGAAAGAGTGGATTCTATCAAGTCGTTTGTTGCACTCAGTTTTTTGCCTGACTTGAAAGCTGCATACAACACCTTGTGCCCAGACTTCGAAGAGGAACAATTTGAACAAGAATATGTAAAACTCGTAAGGGTGAATAATGTGAACAATATAAGGAAGTTAAGCCTCCATGACTTGGTTCGAACTCTGGCGTCATCTAACGCCAGTCCAGTGCTCATGACAGCTTATTCTCGAATTTTAGCAGCCAAACATTACTGGACAGACTGTGTGGAGATAGCTTCATTAAGCAACAAATTGGATACTTCTAGAAAACTAATTTTGTCTGCAGAAGTGCAAAGCCTATATCTTTACGTGCATTACAACTTGCCAGCAATGTGCGAATGGGACCCAAAGCGGGCCTTAACCCTCTGGCTCAACAGAAACAGATCCAGGGTGAATCGCACTCGTTGA
- the LOC135219608 gene encoding uncharacterized protein LOC135219608 isoform X5, protein MHSRSKVIMEEREVQRPLGFMETMRDIAKRDPNKGVTYNLAVLQASVAGQTVSIMQEKQQHQPKKRMRYTSDCSSTDPCFLDFYKSGRRYVRCELCFRYPDIVKQHLSTKRIPLIVQECGTLYNKASLIKHRKEVCHQEALKEHHQESPSFSKSSTEGVEKDIRTEDDEVIANKVGGAMIQLYQDAKQLNFIPRPLNGIISTSILASTFNLNRDPIPLMSTDSCGSQQDTLDPLEYLQYIVESNENQHIIEEICDAVALSLHCSGNVDKMGIDKFYVRAKVVTKTADVKVYFLGVGEPLKRSAKSVLSALESACSKTVGTEFFKTVVEKTSSIVVDGISLDVKERETMWLLMRQLQKVMSTPFKDLPPLLINWCNVHRADLAWESVSQSVEEVNHVFQNVISICRLFHQSSIRLGELREISKENNLTFKSLPRLIEIRWSDFTANTLSQILLMWSPLTLYAQRSQDKEAAIILGFLKKIDNLHILTFLADVLSVFSSYQENLMRESVTLVNIIEETEEVKKTLSSLIKTPLLGGWVAALEEELVGDNNTGMLLHGVLLSNTAATFRCVVNDKMSIRTKVVKSLMNFLEQNLVVDERVDSIKSFVALSFLPDLKAAYNTLCPDFEEEQFEQEYVKLVRVNNVNNIRKLSLHDLVRTLASSNASPVLMTAYSRILAAKHYWTDCVEIASLSNKLDTSRKLILSAEVQSLYLYVHYNLPAMCEWDPKRALTLWLNRNRSRVNRTR, encoded by the exons ATGCATTCCAGATCaaaag TGATAATGGAGGAGAGGGAAGTTCAAAGACCTTTGGGATTTATGGAGACAATGCGTGATATAGCTAAGAGAGACCCAAATAAAGGAGTAACCTATAATCTTGCTGTATTACAAGCGTCAGTTGCTGGGCAAACAGTTTCGATAATGCAGGAAAAGCAGCAACACCAACCAAAGAAAAGAATGAGATACACCAGCGACTGCAGCTCCACAGATCCCTGTTTCTTAGATTTCTACAAGTCGGGTCGTCGTTATGTCAGATGCGAGCTTTGTTTTAGATACCCTGATATCGTAAAGCAGCATCTGTCAACGAAGAGGATTCCTCTTATTGTCCAGGAGTGTGGAACGCTTTACAACAAGGCCTCCCTGATCAAACATAGAAAAGAGGTCTGTCACCAGGAGGCTCTTAAGGAGCACCACCAAGAATCACCATCGTTTTCAAAATCAAGCACAGAGGGTGTTGAAAAGGATATTCGAACTGAAGACGATGAAGTAATAGCTAATAAAGTTGGAGGGGCAATGATCCAGTTATACCAAGACGCCAAACAGTTAAATTTTATACCACGTCCTTTAAATGGAATAATTTCAACGTCAATTCTAGCTTCAACATTTAATCTGAATAGAGATCCGATTCCTTTGATGTCCACTGACTCTTGTGGCTCCCAACAGGACACTTTAGATCCCCTGGAATATTTGCAATACATTGTAGAGAGTAATGAAAATCAGCACATAATAGAGGAGATCTGTGACGCAGTGGCATTATCTTTGCATTGCAGTGGGAATGTTGATAAAATGGGAATTGATAAGTTCTATGTAAGAGCAAAGGTTGTGACAAAGACAGCCGATGTCAAGGTCTATTTCCTTGGTGTTGGTGAACCTCTTAAAAGAAGTGCAAAAAGCGTGTTGAGTGCTCTTGAGTCAGCCTGTTCAAAAACTGTTGGCACTGAGTTTTTCAAGACCGTTGTAGAGAAAACATCATCAATAGTTGTGGATGGTATAAGTCTAGAtgtaaaggagagagaaacaATGTGGTTACTGATGAGGCAACTGCAGAAAGTAATGTCTACCCCATTTAAAGATCTGCCCCCTCTGCTGATAAACTGGTGTAACGTTCACCGAGCTGATTTAGCTTGGGAGTCTGTTAGTCAGTCAGTGGAAGAAGTTAATCATGTTTTTCAGAATGTGATCTCTATATGTCGCTTATTTCATCAGTCGAGTATCCGTTTGGGAGAGCTACGGGAAATATCCAAGGAAAATAATCTGACTTTTAAAAGTCTTCCGAGACTAATTGAAATCAGGTGGAGTGATTTCACCGCAAATACTTTATCTCAGATATTGCTGATGTGGTCGCCACTTACATTGTACGCCCAGAGATCGCAGGATAAAGAGGCAGCAATAATTCTTggctttttaaagaaaattgataacCTTCATATACTGACCTTTTTAGCAGATGTCCTCTCTGTTTTCTCAAGCTACCAAGAAAACTTGATGAGGGAAAGTGTGACTCTTGTCAATATTATAGAGGAAACAGAAGAAGTAAAGAAGACTTTGTCTTCTTTAATTAAGACGCCACTTTTAGGGGGCTGGGTTGCCGCATTAGAAGAAGAGCTTGTAGGTGATAACAATACTGGTATGCTGCTACATGGAGTTCTCCTGTCTAATACAGCTGCTACTTTCCGGTGTGTTGTAAATGACAAAATGTCAATCAGAACTAAAGTTGTTAAGTCTCTGATGAACTTTTTAGAACAGAACCTTGTGGTTGATGAAAGAGTGGATTCTATCAAGTCGTTTGTTGCACTCAGTTTTTTGCCTGACTTGAAAGCTGCATACAACACCTTGTGCCCAGACTTCGAAGAGGAACAATTTGAACAAGAATATGTAAAACTCGTAAGGGTGAATAATGTGAACAATATAAGGAAGTTAAGCCTCCATGACTTGGTTCGAACTCTGGCGTCATCTAACGCCAGTCCAGTGCTCATGACAGCTTATTCTCGAATTTTAGCAGCCAAACATTACTGGACAGACTGTGTGGAGATAGCTTCATTAAGCAACAAATTGGATACTTCTAGAAAACTAATTTTGTCTGCAGAAGTGCAAAGCCTATATCTTTACGTGCATTACAACTTGCCAGCAATGTGCGAATGGGACCCAAAGCGGGCCTTAACCCTCTGGCTCAACAGAAACAGATCCAGGGTGAATCGCACTCGTTGA
- the LOC135219608 gene encoding uncharacterized protein LOC135219608 isoform X6 → MEEREVQRPLGFMETMRDIAKRDPNKGVTYNLAVLQASVAGQTVSIMQEKQQHQPKKRMRYTSDCSSTDPCFLDFYKSGRRYVRCELCFRYPDIVKQHLSTKRIPLIVQECGTLYNKASLIKHRKEVCHQEALKEHHQESPSFSKSSTEGVEKDIRTEDDEVIANKVGGAMIQLYQDAKQLNFIPRPLNGIISTSILASTFNLNRDPIPLMSTDSCGSQQDTLDPLEYLQYIVESNENQHIIEEICDAVALSLHCSGNVDKMGIDKFYVRAKVVTKTADVKVYFLGVGEPLKRSAKSVLSALESACSKTVGTEFFKTVVEKTSSIVVDGISLDVKERETMWLLMRQLQKVMSTPFKDLPPLLINWCNVHRADLAWESVSQSVEEVNHVFQNVISICRLFHQSSIRLGELREISKENNLTFKSLPRLIEIRWSDFTANTLSQILLMWSPLTLYAQRSQDKEAAIILGFLKKIDNLHILTFLADVLSVFSSYQENLMRESVTLVNIIEETEEVKKTLSSLIKTPLLGGWVAALEEELVGDNNTGMLLHGVLLSNTAATFRCVVNDKMSIRTKVVKSLMNFLEQNLVVDERVDSIKSFVALSFLPDLKAAYNTLCPDFEEEQFEQEYVKLVRVNNVNNIRKLSLHDLVRTLASSNASPVLMTAYSRILAAKHYWTDCVEIASLSNKLDTSRKLILSAEVQSLYLYVHYNLPAMCEWDPKRALTLWLNRNRSRVNRTR, encoded by the coding sequence ATGGAGGAGAGGGAAGTTCAAAGACCTTTGGGATTTATGGAGACAATGCGTGATATAGCTAAGAGAGACCCAAATAAAGGAGTAACCTATAATCTTGCTGTATTACAAGCGTCAGTTGCTGGGCAAACAGTTTCGATAATGCAGGAAAAGCAGCAACACCAACCAAAGAAAAGAATGAGATACACCAGCGACTGCAGCTCCACAGATCCCTGTTTCTTAGATTTCTACAAGTCGGGTCGTCGTTATGTCAGATGCGAGCTTTGTTTTAGATACCCTGATATCGTAAAGCAGCATCTGTCAACGAAGAGGATTCCTCTTATTGTCCAGGAGTGTGGAACGCTTTACAACAAGGCCTCCCTGATCAAACATAGAAAAGAGGTCTGTCACCAGGAGGCTCTTAAGGAGCACCACCAAGAATCACCATCGTTTTCAAAATCAAGCACAGAGGGTGTTGAAAAGGATATTCGAACTGAAGACGATGAAGTAATAGCTAATAAAGTTGGAGGGGCAATGATCCAGTTATACCAAGACGCCAAACAGTTAAATTTTATACCACGTCCTTTAAATGGAATAATTTCAACGTCAATTCTAGCTTCAACATTTAATCTGAATAGAGATCCGATTCCTTTGATGTCCACTGACTCTTGTGGCTCCCAACAGGACACTTTAGATCCCCTGGAATATTTGCAATACATTGTAGAGAGTAATGAAAATCAGCACATAATAGAGGAGATCTGTGACGCAGTGGCATTATCTTTGCATTGCAGTGGGAATGTTGATAAAATGGGAATTGATAAGTTCTATGTAAGAGCAAAGGTTGTGACAAAGACAGCCGATGTCAAGGTCTATTTCCTTGGTGTTGGTGAACCTCTTAAAAGAAGTGCAAAAAGCGTGTTGAGTGCTCTTGAGTCAGCCTGTTCAAAAACTGTTGGCACTGAGTTTTTCAAGACCGTTGTAGAGAAAACATCATCAATAGTTGTGGATGGTATAAGTCTAGAtgtaaaggagagagaaacaATGTGGTTACTGATGAGGCAACTGCAGAAAGTAATGTCTACCCCATTTAAAGATCTGCCCCCTCTGCTGATAAACTGGTGTAACGTTCACCGAGCTGATTTAGCTTGGGAGTCTGTTAGTCAGTCAGTGGAAGAAGTTAATCATGTTTTTCAGAATGTGATCTCTATATGTCGCTTATTTCATCAGTCGAGTATCCGTTTGGGAGAGCTACGGGAAATATCCAAGGAAAATAATCTGACTTTTAAAAGTCTTCCGAGACTAATTGAAATCAGGTGGAGTGATTTCACCGCAAATACTTTATCTCAGATATTGCTGATGTGGTCGCCACTTACATTGTACGCCCAGAGATCGCAGGATAAAGAGGCAGCAATAATTCTTggctttttaaagaaaattgataacCTTCATATACTGACCTTTTTAGCAGATGTCCTCTCTGTTTTCTCAAGCTACCAAGAAAACTTGATGAGGGAAAGTGTGACTCTTGTCAATATTATAGAGGAAACAGAAGAAGTAAAGAAGACTTTGTCTTCTTTAATTAAGACGCCACTTTTAGGGGGCTGGGTTGCCGCATTAGAAGAAGAGCTTGTAGGTGATAACAATACTGGTATGCTGCTACATGGAGTTCTCCTGTCTAATACAGCTGCTACTTTCCGGTGTGTTGTAAATGACAAAATGTCAATCAGAACTAAAGTTGTTAAGTCTCTGATGAACTTTTTAGAACAGAACCTTGTGGTTGATGAAAGAGTGGATTCTATCAAGTCGTTTGTTGCACTCAGTTTTTTGCCTGACTTGAAAGCTGCATACAACACCTTGTGCCCAGACTTCGAAGAGGAACAATTTGAACAAGAATATGTAAAACTCGTAAGGGTGAATAATGTGAACAATATAAGGAAGTTAAGCCTCCATGACTTGGTTCGAACTCTGGCGTCATCTAACGCCAGTCCAGTGCTCATGACAGCTTATTCTCGAATTTTAGCAGCCAAACATTACTGGACAGACTGTGTGGAGATAGCTTCATTAAGCAACAAATTGGATACTTCTAGAAAACTAATTTTGTCTGCAGAAGTGCAAAGCCTATATCTTTACGTGCATTACAACTTGCCAGCAATGTGCGAATGGGACCCAAAGCGGGCCTTAACCCTCTGGCTCAACAGAAACAGATCCAGGGTGAATCGCACTCGTTGA